GTACGTGGCAAAACACCGTGGAAACCGTCCTCGTCGCGGCGAAAACGGATGTCTCCAGCGTGCGCAGCGAACAGGAGACCGGCGGCTTTGCCCTCGTCAACCTGCGCACCAGCTACACCTGGAACAAACTGCGCATCGATGTGGGCATCGACAACCTGTTCAACCGTTACTACGCCCTGCCCCAGGGCGGTGTTTATGTGGGTCAAGGCAAGACGATGTCGATCAATGGCGTTCCCTTCGGCGTGCCTGTTCCAGGCCCGGGTCGCTCGATTTACACCAGCCTGAATTACAGCTTCTAAGGCTCAATCCAGCCCGTACCCCGGCGAGCGCCAAAACCAAAGCCCGGCACAATAGGTCGGGCTTTTTTATTGATTCAAAGGCACCTTGAAAAACCTTTCGAGGTAGCTTCTCGTGGATTTGGAGGAACGTTCAACGACCAATCCGGCAAACGCAACACGCCGAGCAAGGGATCGACGTATCAATGGGCAAGACAAATCGCCAATTTACCTTGATACTTGTTCCATGCTCACTCCAGTTCAGACCGATGTACTGATTTCCAATCCATGAACCAAGCGCCCATCATTCCGTTCATCTCGCTCAAAAGTAAATGGCCTGTATTTTGGCCCTTATTCTGGCTGGTGGTCGCGTATGTCATAGGTGGCAAGTTGAGCACGCTGCTTGCCATCAATCCGGGTTATGCAGCACCTTTATTCTTACCGGCGGGTATCGCCATTGCTGCCGTGTTTCTCGGTGGCATACGCTTCTTGCCTGGGGTATTTATCGGTGCTGCGATCCTGAATGTCTGGATCGGTCTGGATGCATCGAATCCGGTGTATTGGCAGGTGGCGGTAAGCGCGTTTCTGATTGCGCTCGCCTCGACACTACAAGCCGGTGTCGGTGGGCTGGTTTTTCGCAGGCTCGCGGAGCGCAGCGACTTAACACAGGGAGCCTCACGATCATTCCTTCTAACCGTTTTGCAGCTGACGCCGCTGATTTGCCTTATCGGTTCGAGCGTGGCGGTGTCTGGCCTGTGGGCCATCGGCTCGATTGAGTCGACTTCGGTTCAAACCAACGGCTTCTACTGGTGGACGGGCGATATGCTCGGTGTGGTGGTGATGTTTCCGCTGGTGTTGACCACCCTCTCGGGCCCGCGCAAGCAATGGTCCAAGCGCGCATTCACCATCACCCTGCCGGTCTTGCTGGTGTTGGTCAGTGGTCTGGTGGGGCTGTATTTTATGCAGAATGCGGCCCTGAACAATGCGCAGTTAAGGCTTGCGGACGAGTTCGGCAAACAAAGCCAGAAGATCCGGCTGCGGATTGAACAGCGGTTGAACGCGTATGAGCAGGTGCTGCGCGGTTTGCGCGGGCTCGAAGCGGCTTCCAATTCACTGACCCGCCAGCAGTTCAATGCCTATGTGTCCGCGCTGGATCTTGGCCAGCACTATCCGGGTTTCCTGGCGGTGGGCTTCGCGCCTTGGGTCAGCCAGAGCAAAGCCGCCGGCCTAACGCAATCGATCCGCCAGAGCGGTTTTCCTACCTTCGAAATCCTTCCACCCGGCAGCCGTGCCCAATACGCACCCATCGTGTACCTTGAACCGTTTTCAGGTCGAAATCTGCGGGCCTTTGGCTATGACCTGTATACCGAACCCGTTCGGCGTGCAGCAATGGATCAGGCCCGTGATCTCAATCAGGTCGTCATGTCGGGCAAAGTTCGACTGGTGCAGGAAAATGGCCAGCAAGAGCAGTCCGGCGTTCTGCTGTTCTTGCCGGAATACCGCCACGGCAAGGTGCCGCAAACCATTAATGAGCGCCGTCTTCAGCTCGCCGGCTGGGTTTATGCGGCCTTTCGTATGAACGATCTGATGAACGGTTTGCTCGGCGATCAACAAGACGATTTCGGCCTTGCGATTTTTGATGGTACCACCCCGGCCGCCGAAAACCTTTTGTATCAGAGCGATACGGCCAAGCCCGCGGTAAACCAGGCCGCATTCGACTACACCCGAACGGTGGATATCGCCCATCGGAGCTGGACGATTCAAATTGTTTCGCTACCCGCCTTCGATCAACAGCTCAACACTCAAACAGTCGATCTGATTCGGTTTGGTGGGCTGGGCACCACCCTGCTGCTGGCGCTGATGGTCTGGCAATTGGCCAGCGGGCGCGAGCGAGCGGTCAAAATCGCACACAATATGACCCGCGAAATGAAGCAAAAACAACAGCAGTTGGTCGAAGCGCAACGAATCGCGCACATCGGTAGCTGGGAACGTGACCTGCGCACTGGGACGTTGGTCTGGTCGGACGAGCTGTACCGAATTCTGGCGCTTGATCCGCAAGCGGCGGGTTCCGTTCATACCCAATTGCTGCGCTGGGTGCACCCCGATGACCGCCGCATGGTGGCAGAAGCCTGCCAGCAGCTTGAGCAGGACGGCACGCCCTTTTTTCTCGAACACCGGCTGCTGCTTCCGGGCGACGTGATCAAATATGTGCGCCAATCCGGCGAGCAATTCACTGATGATGAAGGGGTTGCCTTAAAGATCATCGGCACGCTTCAGGACATCACCACTCAAAAACAGGCACAGGCCGCAGTCGAGCAGATGGCGCACTATGATGCCTTGACCCAACTACCCAACCGGGCGCTGTTTTTCGATCGCCTGCGCATGGTCTTGACCCAATCGAAGCGGAACAAAAGGCCACTGGCACTATTTTATATGGATCTCGATGGCTTCAAGCACGTGAATGATTCGCTCGGGCATCAAGCCGGTGATCTCCTCTTGATCGCCGTGGCGGACCGGCTCAGGCAAATCGTTCGGGCCTCCGATACGGTCGCGCGGCTCGGTGGGGACGAGTTCACGGTGATTCTGCCCGACCTGCGACAGCCAGAAGACGCGATCAAGGTCGCCGAAAACATCATTCAGTCGATTGAACAACCCTTCATGATTGAGGGGCGTATCGTGGAGATCGGCATCAGTATCGGCATCACGCATTGCGTTGAAAATCGCTTTAAGGAAGACGAACTGGTTCAACTGGCCGATCAAGCCATGTACGAGGCCAAACAGGCGGGGAAAAACACCTATCGTGTCCGGATTGGAGCGAATCGCCCCCATTGATTATCCCGGCAATTTTCCTGGTGAATTTCCTGGTGAATTTCCTGGTGAATTTCCTGGTGAATTTCCTGGTGAATTTCCTGGAGAATTTCCTGGAGGATTCCTCGGAGATACCGCTGGGAATCTCGAAAACCCATCATTCCCGCGTAGGCGGGAATCCAGCGCCTTGATTTTTCTGGGTTCCCGCCTACGCGGGAACGACGAATCACGGGTCTTTCGAGGTGCCCCGCTGAAATTCTCGTAGAGAATGCACAGCCCACAACCGGGCAGACTCACCACATCAGATCATCCGGCACATCGAATTGGGCGTAGTAATCCTTTTCTTCTTTTGAGAGCGCTGCTTCGGCTTGCGGCACTGCAATCAATACGTCGGGATCGCGCTGCTCGATCTTTTCCGCAGCAATGGCAGGAATCAGGGCATAGCCGCCATCAAACCGGGCAATGCGAACCTGTGCGCAACCCAATCGCTGATGCGTTTGGTGGTTTACGCCCAATGTTTTCACTGTGCCGTTATCGGCAAAATGATAGCGGACGGAACCCTCATAACCGCTTAAGCGGTTGGATTCGATGATCTGCCGCACTTCGGCCTGCATGGCCTTCTTCGCAAGCTGTTGTTGCCGTTCCAGATTCAGTTGCCGGGCTCGTTCGGCTTTTTCCTCGGCGGCTCTGGCCACTGGGTCATCGCTTGCGCTGGGCAAGGCTTCTTGGCTCTTTTGCGCTTTGCTCTGTTTGGTTTGCTGAAACTGGGCCTTGCCCTTGGCTTTTTTGGCTTGCTTTGCTTTTTGCTCGCTCACAAGGCCCGATTTTTTCAGTTGATCGAATAAGGACTCTGCCATCTCGT
This region of Halothiobacillus neapolitanus c2 genomic DNA includes:
- a CDS encoding CHASE domain-containing protein, translated to MNQAPIIPFISLKSKWPVFWPLFWLVVAYVIGGKLSTLLAINPGYAAPLFLPAGIAIAAVFLGGIRFLPGVFIGAAILNVWIGLDASNPVYWQVAVSAFLIALASTLQAGVGGLVFRRLAERSDLTQGASRSFLLTVLQLTPLICLIGSSVAVSGLWAIGSIESTSVQTNGFYWWTGDMLGVVVMFPLVLTTLSGPRKQWSKRAFTITLPVLLVLVSGLVGLYFMQNAALNNAQLRLADEFGKQSQKIRLRIEQRLNAYEQVLRGLRGLEAASNSLTRQQFNAYVSALDLGQHYPGFLAVGFAPWVSQSKAAGLTQSIRQSGFPTFEILPPGSRAQYAPIVYLEPFSGRNLRAFGYDLYTEPVRRAAMDQARDLNQVVMSGKVRLVQENGQQEQSGVLLFLPEYRHGKVPQTINERRLQLAGWVYAAFRMNDLMNGLLGDQQDDFGLAIFDGTTPAAENLLYQSDTAKPAVNQAAFDYTRTVDIAHRSWTIQIVSLPAFDQQLNTQTVDLIRFGGLGTTLLLALMVWQLASGRERAVKIAHNMTREMKQKQQQLVEAQRIAHIGSWERDLRTGTLVWSDELYRILALDPQAAGSVHTQLLRWVHPDDRRMVAEACQQLEQDGTPFFLEHRLLLPGDVIKYVRQSGEQFTDDEGVALKIIGTLQDITTQKQAQAAVEQMAHYDALTQLPNRALFFDRLRMVLTQSKRNKRPLALFYMDLDGFKHVNDSLGHQAGDLLLIAVADRLRQIVRASDTVARLGGDEFTVILPDLRQPEDAIKVAENIIQSIEQPFMIEGRIVEIGISIGITHCVENRFKEDELVQLADQAMYEAKQAGKNTYRVRIGANRPH
- a CDS encoding DUF2058 domain-containing protein, with product MAESLFDQLKKSGLVSEQKAKQAKKAKGKAQFQQTKQSKAQKSQEALPSASDDPVARAAEEKAERARQLNLERQQQLAKKAMQAEVRQIIESNRLSGYEGSVRYHFADNGTVKTLGVNHQTHQRLGCAQVRIARFDGGYALIPAIAAEKIEQRDPDVLIAVPQAEAALSKEEKDYYAQFDVPDDLMW